The Macrococcoides canis genome has a window encoding:
- a CDS encoding acyl-CoA thioesterase has translation MHITEKEIDVRYAETDKMGVVYHANYLIWFEVARTDFIKKAGFSYQAMEDEGLISPVVDISVQYKKSITYPETITVRTWIERYSKLKTIYAYEIVKEDGAIAATGKTTHVVIKRGSEIPVRLDRYYPEWHEKYLELSSQS, from the coding sequence ATGCATATAACAGAAAAAGAGATTGATGTGCGATACGCTGAAACGGATAAGATGGGTGTCGTCTATCATGCAAACTATTTAATCTGGTTTGAAGTTGCTAGAACGGATTTTATTAAGAAAGCAGGATTCAGCTATCAGGCGATGGAGGATGAAGGATTAATATCACCAGTTGTAGATATCTCTGTACAATATAAGAAGTCTATAACTTATCCAGAGACGATTACTGTAAGAACATGGATTGAACGCTATAGCAAGCTAAAGACAATCTATGCATATGAAATTGTTAAGGAAGACGGAGCGATTGCTGCTACAGGAAAGACAACACATGTCGTTATCAAAAGAGGCAGTGAAATTCCTGTCCGACTGGATCGTTACTATCCTGAATGGCACGAGAAATATCTCGAACTTTCTTCGCAATCATAA
- the plsY gene encoding glycerol-3-phosphate 1-O-acyltransferase PlsY, producing the protein MQIALLLVIAYLLGAIPTGLIVGKLFFNKDIRNFGSGNLGATNTFRVLGKNAGIFVTIFDVAKGVLPAAFPILFDLDIHGIWFGLAAIIGHVYPIYLKFKGGKAVATSAGVILGVNPIVFLIIAVIFFTLLFTTRMVSLTSILTSIGNFITTLFFDDIILKIISFLIMLIIIIRHHSNIKRIISGTEPKIQFKK; encoded by the coding sequence ATGCAGATTGCATTATTACTAGTGATTGCCTACCTACTTGGTGCAATTCCAACAGGTTTGATTGTAGGCAAACTATTTTTTAACAAAGATATTCGTAATTTTGGCAGCGGAAATCTAGGTGCTACCAACACGTTTCGCGTCTTAGGTAAGAATGCCGGTATATTTGTCACAATATTCGATGTAGCTAAAGGTGTCCTACCTGCAGCATTTCCAATTTTATTTGATCTTGATATTCATGGCATATGGTTTGGACTTGCAGCAATAATTGGCCATGTCTACCCTATTTACTTGAAATTTAAAGGTGGAAAGGCAGTAGCAACAAGTGCCGGCGTTATACTTGGAGTAAATCCAATCGTATTCCTCATCATCGCTGTAATATTCTTTACCTTACTGTTTACAACGCGAATGGTCTCGTTAACAAGTATCTTGACGAGCATCGGAAACTTTATTACTACTTTATTTTTCGATGATATCATATTAAAGATTATCTCATTTCTAATTATGCTGATCATTATTATTCGTCATCATAGTAATATTAAGAGGATTATTTCAGGTACAGAACCGAAGATACAATTTAAAAAATAA
- the parE gene encoding DNA topoisomerase IV subunit B — protein MFVGGKHLANNQYNDESIQVLEGLEAVRKRPGMYIGSTDSRGLHHLVYEILDNSIDEALNGHGSEINVVLNADDSVTVTDNGRGMPTGLHKTGKPTPEVIFTVLHAGGKFGQGGYKTTGGLHGVGASVVNALSSWLEVTIHNNGMIFKQRFENGGVPVTTLEEIGKSKKTGTSVTFKPDPSIFKQTIKFNFDTLSERLRESAFLLNNLKITITDLRNEEERHEVFYYEDGLKDFVNFVNEGKETLHDVAKFSGKSHDIEVEVAFQFNDQYSETILSFVNNVRTKDGGTHEVGMKTAITRVFNEYARKIGELKAKDKNLDGSDIREGMTAIISVKIPENLLQFEGQTKSKLGTSEARSAVDGVLSEQLPFYFEENGVLSQKLVKKAVKAAQARDAARKAREEARNGKKNKRKETLLSGKLTPVQSKDTSRNELYLVEGDSAGGSAKLGRDRKFQAILPLRGKVINTEKAKLEDILKNEEISTIIHTIGAGVGNDFEIKDANYDKIIIMTDADTDGAHIQVLLLTFFFKYMKPLIDAGKVYIALPPLYKVSKGKGKNEVIEYAWTDDELKAVQKKVGKGFILQRYKGLGEMNADQLWDTTMNPETRTLIRVEIDDELRSAKRVSTLMGDKVEPRRDWIERHVEFGMQEDVSILENDEVELLTEVEDIETIQDDEKGENNE, from the coding sequence ATGTTTGTAGGAGGTAAGCACTTGGCAAATAATCAGTATAATGATGAATCCATTCAAGTCTTAGAAGGTCTTGAAGCTGTTAGAAAAAGACCGGGGATGTATATAGGATCTACGGATTCTAGAGGATTGCACCATCTTGTCTATGAAATTCTTGATAATTCGATTGATGAAGCATTGAACGGTCACGGCAGTGAAATTAACGTTGTGCTTAATGCAGACGATTCTGTAACAGTAACAGATAATGGTCGCGGTATGCCGACCGGACTGCATAAGACCGGAAAACCAACACCAGAGGTCATATTTACTGTACTGCATGCAGGTGGTAAATTCGGCCAGGGCGGTTATAAGACCACTGGAGGATTGCATGGTGTTGGAGCATCGGTTGTGAACGCTTTAAGTAGCTGGTTAGAAGTAACGATCCATAATAATGGAATGATATTTAAACAGCGTTTTGAAAATGGTGGTGTACCTGTTACAACGTTAGAAGAAATCGGAAAATCAAAGAAGACCGGGACGAGTGTAACTTTTAAACCAGATCCATCTATCTTCAAGCAGACGATTAAATTTAATTTTGATACGTTAAGTGAAAGATTGCGTGAATCTGCATTTCTACTTAATAATCTTAAAATCACGATAACTGATTTAAGAAATGAAGAAGAACGTCATGAAGTGTTCTATTATGAAGATGGTTTGAAAGATTTCGTCAATTTTGTCAATGAAGGTAAAGAAACGTTGCATGATGTAGCGAAGTTCAGCGGTAAATCACATGACATCGAAGTTGAAGTTGCATTTCAGTTCAACGATCAGTATTCAGAGACGATTCTTTCATTTGTAAATAACGTGAGAACGAAAGATGGTGGGACACACGAGGTTGGAATGAAGACCGCAATCACCCGCGTATTTAATGAATATGCCAGAAAGATTGGAGAGTTGAAAGCTAAGGATAAGAATCTTGACGGTAGTGATATTCGTGAAGGGATGACTGCTATCATTTCGGTAAAGATTCCGGAAAACTTACTGCAATTTGAAGGTCAGACGAAATCTAAGCTTGGAACGAGTGAAGCACGTAGTGCAGTTGACGGTGTACTCAGTGAACAGCTTCCATTTTATTTCGAGGAAAATGGGGTACTGAGTCAGAAATTAGTGAAGAAAGCAGTAAAAGCAGCTCAGGCAAGAGATGCTGCACGTAAAGCACGTGAAGAAGCACGAAATGGAAAGAAAAATAAACGTAAAGAAACTTTATTATCGGGTAAACTTACGCCGGTACAAAGTAAAGATACGAGCCGTAATGAACTCTATCTCGTCGAAGGAGATTCAGCGGGTGGTTCTGCTAAACTTGGACGTGACCGTAAGTTTCAGGCGATTCTTCCTTTACGTGGTAAGGTTATCAATACAGAGAAAGCAAAACTCGAAGATATTCTTAAAAATGAAGAAATCAGTACGATTATCCATACGATTGGTGCAGGGGTCGGTAATGATTTTGAGATTAAAGATGCAAACTATGACAAGATCATTATTATGACCGATGCAGATACTGATGGCGCGCATATTCAAGTGCTGCTGCTGACATTTTTCTTTAAATATATGAAACCTTTGATTGATGCCGGTAAAGTATATATTGCGTTACCACCACTATATAAAGTTTCTAAAGGGAAAGGGAAGAACGAAGTCATTGAATATGCCTGGACGGATGATGAACTTAAAGCGGTTCAAAAGAAGGTAGGCAAAGGCTTTATTCTACAGCGCTATAAAGGTCTGGGAGAAATGAATGCAGATCAACTGTGGGATACGACGATGAATCCTGAAACGAGAACTTTAATACGTGTTGAAATTGACGATGAACTCAGAAGTGCGAAACGCGTTTCGACTTTAATGGGAGATAAGGTTGAGCCAAGACGTGACTGGATTGAACGACATGTTGAGTTCGGTATGCAGGAAGATGTAAGCATTCTGGAGAACGATGAAGTCGAACTCTTAACAGAAGTAGAGGATATCGAAACAATTCAGGATGATGAAAAGGGTGAGAATAATGAATGA
- the parC gene encoding DNA topoisomerase IV subunit A — translation MNENIQSLPLEDVIGDRFGRYSKYIIQDRAIPDVRDGLKPVQRRILFAMYAEGNTYDKNYRKSAKTVGNVIGNYHPHGDSSVYDAMVRMSQDWKLRHVLVEMHGNNGSIDNDPPAAMRYTEAKLSKLANILLENINKETVDFVQNFDDTAMEPMVLPANYPNLLVNGSTGISAGYATDIPPHNLDEVINATLKVIDKPNISTDEIMQVMPGPDFPTGGIIMGKSGIKQAYETGKGKIQVRGKVEVEKLRGGREEIIISEIPFEVNKSNLVKRIDELRADKKVDGIIEVRDETDRNGLRIAIELKKDANSEGILNFLYKNTDLQIAYNFNMVAISDRRPKLLGVRDMLNSFISHQKEVVTRRSQYEYDQAEKRMHIVEGLIKALSILDQVIEVIRKSANKSDAKQNLIQKFEFTEAQAEAIVMLQLYRLTNTDIVALKEEHKALKDKLTQLSLILNDENHLKKVLKKELKAIQKEFKATRLSQIEEKIAEIKISKEILVPNEDTVISITKEGYIKRTSPRSFNASGINDLGMKEDDQLLTYHESNLQHVTLVFTDKGRYMFIPNHQLPEIRWKDLGTHISQIVPIDSDEHVIQMIGVSEFTSETKILAATKNGMIKLSSLKDFEVTRYSRPLINMKLKDDDIVNTVHLVTGSEHVLVVTKQGMSLHYALTELNDTGLKAAGVKSINLKDDDTVVTTEIIYPESALLIATQRGAVKKMDIQLFEEAKRAQRGLTILKELKSNPHHIIGAYIITEDMAFTLVSAHHEKHGVTKTIRKTDRYTNGSFIIDEKDFGEVVKLYINSIDL, via the coding sequence ATGAATGAGAATATACAAAGTCTGCCACTTGAAGATGTAATCGGTGATCGTTTTGGTCGCTATAGTAAATATATTATACAGGATCGAGCAATTCCTGATGTACGTGACGGGCTTAAGCCAGTTCAGCGCCGTATTCTATTTGCGATGTATGCAGAAGGAAATACATACGATAAGAACTACAGAAAAAGCGCGAAAACGGTCGGTAACGTTATTGGAAACTATCATCCGCATGGTGATTCATCCGTGTATGATGCAATGGTTCGTATGAGTCAGGACTGGAAACTGAGACATGTTCTTGTTGAGATGCATGGTAATAACGGAAGTATCGATAATGATCCGCCTGCTGCGATGCGTTACACTGAAGCAAAGTTATCTAAGCTTGCCAATATCTTACTGGAAAACATTAATAAAGAGACTGTAGATTTTGTACAGAACTTTGATGATACTGCAATGGAGCCGATGGTTCTACCTGCAAACTATCCTAATTTGCTCGTTAATGGATCGACTGGTATTTCAGCAGGATATGCTACGGATATACCCCCACATAATCTGGATGAAGTAATCAATGCAACGTTAAAAGTAATTGACAAACCGAATATATCTACCGATGAAATAATGCAGGTGATGCCAGGACCTGATTTTCCGACAGGCGGTATAATAATGGGGAAATCAGGTATTAAACAGGCATATGAGACGGGTAAAGGTAAGATACAGGTTCGTGGAAAAGTAGAAGTAGAAAAATTACGAGGTGGAAGAGAAGAAATCATTATTTCAGAAATTCCATTTGAAGTGAATAAAAGTAATCTTGTTAAGCGTATCGATGAACTGCGTGCAGATAAGAAGGTTGATGGTATTATCGAGGTACGTGATGAAACCGATCGAAATGGATTAAGGATTGCTATCGAACTAAAGAAGGACGCAAACAGTGAAGGTATCCTTAACTTCCTTTATAAAAATACAGACTTACAGATTGCATATAACTTTAATATGGTGGCCATCAGCGATCGTCGTCCGAAATTGCTAGGCGTTCGTGACATGCTTAACAGTTTTATCAGTCATCAAAAAGAAGTTGTTACGAGACGCAGTCAATACGAATACGATCAGGCAGAAAAGCGTATGCATATTGTTGAAGGACTGATAAAAGCACTTTCTATTTTAGATCAAGTGATAGAAGTTATTCGTAAATCTGCAAATAAATCTGATGCAAAACAGAATTTGATACAGAAGTTTGAATTTACAGAAGCACAGGCTGAAGCTATCGTTATGCTTCAACTTTATCGATTAACAAATACAGATATCGTTGCTTTAAAAGAAGAGCATAAAGCTTTAAAAGACAAGCTTACACAGTTATCGCTTATATTAAATGATGAGAACCATCTGAAGAAAGTGTTAAAAAAAGAATTAAAAGCAATTCAAAAAGAATTTAAAGCAACGCGTTTAAGTCAAATTGAAGAAAAAATTGCAGAAATTAAGATTTCTAAGGAGATCCTTGTACCGAATGAAGATACAGTGATCAGTATTACAAAAGAAGGGTACATAAAACGCACATCTCCTCGTAGTTTCAATGCGAGCGGCATAAACGATCTCGGTATGAAAGAAGACGATCAGTTACTGACATATCATGAAAGTAATCTTCAGCATGTTACGTTAGTATTTACAGATAAAGGGCGATATATGTTTATTCCAAATCATCAGTTGCCTGAAATCAGATGGAAGGATCTTGGAACGCATATTTCCCAAATTGTACCGATAGATAGCGACGAGCATGTAATACAGATGATCGGGGTCTCTGAATTCACTTCTGAGACGAAAATATTAGCTGCTACTAAAAACGGTATGATTAAATTATCATCACTCAAGGACTTTGAAGTTACAAGATATTCTAGACCGCTCATCAATATGAAACTAAAAGATGATGATATTGTGAATACCGTTCATTTAGTAACAGGCAGTGAACATGTTCTCGTCGTTACAAAGCAAGGGATGAGTCTGCATTATGCATTAACCGAACTTAATGATACAGGACTTAAAGCAGCGGGTGTTAAATCAATCAATCTAAAAGATGATGATACTGTCGTCACAACGGAAATCATCTATCCAGAAAGTGCCTTGCTTATCGCAACACAACGGGGTGCAGTGAAAAAAATGGATATTCAGTTATTTGAAGAAGCAAAACGTGCACAACGTGGCTTAACGATACTAAAAGAACTGAAAAGTAATCCACACCACATAATTGGTGCGTATATTATCACTGAAGATATGGCATTTACACTTGTATCTGCACACCATGAAAAACATGGCGTAACAAAAACTATCAGAAAGACTGATCGCTATACAAACGGCAGCTTTATCATCGATGAAAAAGATTTTGGTGAAGTTGTTAAGCTTTATATAAATTCTATAGATTTATAA
- a CDS encoding alanine/glycine:cation symporter family protein, with amino-acid sequence MIVSTGNDMIWSQFLIGLLLLAGFFFSLSSKFVQLRWLPEMFRVIGEKPETLEDGKKGISSFQAFAISAASRVGTGNIAGVATAIVLGGPGAVFWMWVIAFFGAASAFFEATLAQVYKVKDENGGFRGGPAYYMEYGLGQKWLGTAFAILITITFAFVFNTVQSNTIAESLNTQYNTPAWITGVILAIITAIVIFGGVRWIANVSSAIVPIMAIFYILLVLFILIMHIGDVIPMIISIIKGAFGMEQAFGGALGFTIMQGIKRGLFSNEAGMGSAPNAAATAAVSHPVKQGLIQSLGVFFDTMIVCTATAIMILLYSGLEFGEKAPQGVAVTQAALNNHVGSFGGFFLTVAVFLFAYSSVIGNYYYGQSNIEYLTTNKVVMFIFRLFVVLMVFFGAVIKVETVWATADLFMGLMAILNITAIIGLAHVVFEVAKDYGEQRKKGLNPVFRTENVKADLSDVETWGDNPYQFKDKEINHTK; translated from the coding sequence ATGATAGTATCTACTGGAAATGATATGATCTGGTCACAATTTTTAATTGGATTATTATTGCTTGCTGGATTTTTCTTTAGTTTAAGTTCTAAATTTGTACAGCTTCGCTGGTTACCGGAGATGTTTAGAGTTATCGGTGAGAAACCAGAGACACTTGAAGATGGTAAAAAAGGGATTTCTTCATTCCAGGCATTTGCTATTAGTGCAGCAAGTCGTGTAGGTACCGGAAATATTGCAGGTGTTGCGACTGCCATCGTTCTCGGTGGACCGGGTGCGGTATTCTGGATGTGGGTTATTGCATTCTTCGGTGCAGCAAGTGCATTCTTTGAAGCGACGTTAGCACAAGTTTATAAGGTTAAAGATGAAAATGGTGGTTTCCGTGGTGGTCCCGCTTATTATATGGAATATGGTCTTGGACAAAAATGGTTAGGGACAGCATTTGCTATTTTAATTACGATTACATTTGCATTTGTCTTTAATACTGTGCAGTCAAATACGATTGCCGAAAGTTTAAATACTCAATATAATACACCAGCATGGATTACAGGAGTAATTTTAGCGATTATTACAGCAATCGTAATTTTCGGTGGTGTACGATGGATTGCAAATGTATCGTCAGCTATCGTACCAATTATGGCAATATTTTATATTCTGCTTGTGCTCTTTATTTTAATTATGCATATTGGTGATGTAATTCCGATGATTATCAGTATTATCAAAGGTGCATTCGGTATGGAACAGGCTTTTGGTGGCGCACTCGGTTTCACGATCATGCAGGGGATCAAACGTGGGTTATTCTCAAATGAAGCAGGTATGGGGTCAGCCCCTAATGCTGCAGCAACTGCTGCAGTCAGTCATCCTGTAAAACAAGGTTTAATTCAGTCATTAGGCGTATTCTTTGATACGATGATTGTATGTACTGCAACTGCAATCATGATCTTATTATATTCTGGATTAGAGTTCGGCGAAAAAGCGCCGCAAGGTGTAGCTGTAACACAAGCTGCGCTTAATAATCATGTCGGTAGCTTTGGTGGATTCTTCCTGACAGTCGCTGTTTTCTTATTTGCATATTCTTCAGTAATTGGTAACTATTATTATGGACAATCCAATATTGAATATTTAACGACAAATAAAGTGGTGATGTTTATCTTCAGATTATTTGTTGTATTAATGGTATTTTTCGGTGCAGTTATTAAAGTTGAGACGGTCTGGGCAACTGCAGATTTATTTATGGGGCTCATGGCGATCTTAAATATTACTGCGATTATCGGATTAGCACATGTCGTATTTGAAGTTGCTAAAGACTATGGAGAACAGCGTAAGAAAGGTCTTAATCCTGTTTTTAGAACAGAAAATGTTAAAGCAGATCTATCAGACGTTGAAACATGGGGAGATAACCCGTATCAATTTAAAGATAAGGAAATAAATCATACTAAATAA
- a CDS encoding DUF1002 domain-containing protein, which produces MKKFIILILAAFLSLTLILPQRAQAVTQEAWSEAVTVYGAALEQNNELKDKTSELLQTDAQDKTTYVYAEDLGKYLNLQSSNDVLKSSIRIKKLSAGSGLTLNINQSAGKITKITEDTYKNALLTAGVTDADVTIAAAEDVTGESALAGVYKAFEAQGEPIDQSKTQVAQDELNSISNINDQNAGVDGYSQEQLNKAIAEAKAEIAQQGANLNTTEIKNIVIQKIENNGLTNIINDNQINIIVNFIENAQNNGVFSGENKDKFIEGTKNYVDDIKNSEGFKKATDKAKELGNNISDTLKDEGFWDKIMNFIQSIIDWIMSLFK; this is translated from the coding sequence ATGAAAAAATTTATAATCTTAATATTAGCAGCTTTTCTTTCATTAACGTTGATTTTACCTCAGCGTGCACAAGCGGTAACACAAGAAGCTTGGTCTGAAGCAGTTACAGTGTATGGTGCAGCTTTAGAGCAAAATAACGAACTTAAAGATAAGACAAGTGAACTACTTCAAACTGATGCACAGGATAAAACGACATATGTATATGCTGAAGACTTAGGAAAATACTTAAACCTTCAATCAAGTAACGATGTATTAAAGTCCAGCATTCGCATCAAAAAGTTATCTGCTGGCAGTGGTCTTACTTTAAATATAAACCAATCTGCTGGTAAAATCACTAAAATTACTGAAGATACTTATAAGAACGCTCTACTGACAGCTGGTGTAACAGATGCTGATGTTACCATAGCAGCTGCAGAAGATGTTACAGGTGAAAGTGCTCTCGCTGGAGTGTATAAAGCTTTCGAAGCACAAGGTGAACCAATCGATCAGTCAAAAACACAGGTTGCTCAGGATGAACTTAATTCTATCTCTAACATTAACGATCAAAATGCAGGTGTCGATGGTTACTCTCAAGAACAGCTCAATAAAGCAATCGCTGAAGCGAAAGCAGAGATAGCACAGCAAGGTGCCAATTTAAATACGACAGAAATCAAAAATATCGTTATTCAGAAAATTGAGAACAATGGCCTTACGAATATCATAAATGACAATCAGATTAATATCATTGTTAACTTTATTGAAAATGCACAGAACAATGGCGTCTTCAGTGGTGAAAATAAAGATAAATTTATTGAAGGCACAAAAAACTATGTAGATGATATCAAAAATTCTGAAGGCTTTAAAAAAGCAACTGATAAAGCAAAGGAACTTGGTAATAATATTAGTGATACTTTAAAAGATGAAGGATTCTGGGATAAGATCATGAACTTCATACAATCTATTATTGACTGGATTATGAGTCTGTTCAAATAA
- the glcT gene encoding glucose PTS transporter transcription antiterminator GlcT, with translation MIYHVIKVLNNNVVITEGDEGETILIGKGIGFGKKSGAVLKDSELERIEKIFELKSSSEQERYKSLLTLTNDEVIHTVIEVIEFIDHKTNGEMNDNILLSLTDHIIFALKRYQEGIVVANPFLKETESLYRQEFLIAEQVVAMLNDRLQVQFPKTEVGFIALHIHSSVNNHSLRDMRLMTEVVQNAITIIEQDLKVTVDKESITYSRFLRHITFAVQRVMSDERMPEQKTLENLLKQQYPLCYNTAVKILKMMQTYLNKPVYDSELVYLTMHIQAFNTEVDNV, from the coding sequence TTGATATATCATGTGATTAAAGTATTGAATAATAATGTCGTTATTACAGAAGGAGATGAAGGAGAAACTATCCTGATCGGTAAGGGTATAGGCTTTGGTAAGAAAAGTGGAGCAGTATTAAAGGATAGTGAACTTGAGCGTATAGAGAAGATTTTCGAACTTAAGTCTTCTTCTGAACAAGAAAGATATAAGTCATTATTGACTCTAACTAACGATGAAGTGATTCATACGGTGATAGAGGTGATTGAATTTATCGATCATAAAACGAATGGAGAGATGAATGATAATATTCTGTTATCCCTTACAGATCATATTATCTTTGCATTAAAACGTTATCAGGAAGGCATCGTTGTAGCTAATCCTTTCCTGAAAGAAACTGAAAGCCTATACAGACAGGAATTTCTTATTGCTGAACAAGTAGTGGCAATGCTGAATGACAGACTGCAAGTTCAATTCCCTAAAACAGAAGTCGGTTTTATTGCATTGCATATCCATTCGTCAGTGAACAATCATTCTTTAAGAGATATGCGACTGATGACTGAAGTGGTTCAAAATGCTATTACTATAATCGAACAGGATCTAAAGGTTACTGTAGATAAAGAGTCTATAACGTATTCAAGGTTTTTAAGGCATATTACTTTTGCTGTGCAACGTGTCATGTCTGATGAGAGAATGCCAGAACAAAAAACATTGGAAAACCTATTGAAACAGCAGTATCCTCTGTGTTACAATACTGCTGTAAAGATCCTAAAGATGATGCAGACTTATTTAAATAAGCCTGTCTATGATTCGGAACTGGTATATCTTACGATGCATATTCAAGCATTTAATACTGAAGTCGATAACGTGTAA
- the ptsG gene encoding glucose-specific PTS transporter subunit IIBC, translated as MWKTFFGQLQRIGKALMLPVAILPAAGLLLGIGAALQTESLVDFFPFLANDMIVKIAAMLQAAGGVIFDNLPLLFALGVAVGLAGGDGVAAIAAFVGYLVLNVTMGQIGGITADNVTKSPGYATVLGIPTLQTGVFGGIIIGILAAWAYNKFYNINLPPFLGFFAGKRFVPIVTAFSSFILGILMFFIWPAVQSGMNGLSLFLMEENKALAVFFFGMIKRLLIPFGLHHIFHAPFWFEFGTYTNAAGKVVHGDLNIFMAQIQDKAPLTAGAFMQGEFPVMMFGLPAAALAIYHTAKPEKKKFVGGLMASAALTSFLTGITEPLEFSFLFVAPILFFVHAVLDGLSFLILYLMDLHLGYTFSGGFIDFFTFGMLQGRTPWWLVIPVGLVYAVIYYTVFRFCITKFNLKTPGREDEEVAVKETSTNELPFHVLDAMGGKENIKHLDACITRLRVEVNDKSKVNVGELKALGAAGVLEVGNNMQAIFGPKSDQIKHDMARIISGDITRPEQTTVTEEMNPVKAEEQIEAVPAAEEHIVYAPITGEVVDLSKVPDQVFSQKLMGDGVAIIPSVGEVVAPFDGVVKMDFPTKHAIGLEDENGLEVLIHFGLETVGLKGNGFEMLVAPGDKITKGQSLLKVDLDYIRRNADSDITPIIFTNLNNQMIHDVKFGQIQSGERLLSIK; from the coding sequence ATGTGGAAAACGTTTTTCGGTCAATTACAACGTATCGGTAAAGCATTGATGCTTCCGGTAGCGATTCTACCAGCCGCAGGGTTACTTTTGGGTATTGGTGCAGCATTACAGACAGAATCATTAGTAGATTTTTTTCCGTTTTTAGCCAATGATATGATTGTAAAAATTGCAGCAATGTTACAGGCTGCAGGTGGAGTAATCTTTGACAACTTGCCATTACTCTTTGCTTTGGGGGTAGCTGTCGGACTTGCAGGCGGTGATGGCGTTGCAGCGATAGCAGCTTTTGTTGGGTATTTAGTTCTAAATGTAACTATGGGTCAGATTGGTGGTATCACTGCTGACAATGTCACTAAAAGTCCAGGATATGCTACAGTTTTAGGAATTCCAACGTTACAGACAGGTGTCTTTGGCGGTATAATTATCGGTATATTAGCGGCATGGGCTTATAATAAGTTCTATAATATTAACTTACCTCCATTCTTAGGATTCTTTGCAGGAAAAAGATTTGTACCTATTGTAACGGCATTCAGTTCATTTATTTTAGGGATTTTAATGTTCTTCATCTGGCCTGCAGTTCAAAGTGGTATGAACGGACTTTCATTATTCCTGATGGAAGAAAACAAAGCATTAGCTGTATTCTTCTTCGGAATGATTAAACGTTTATTAATTCCATTTGGTTTGCATCATATCTTCCATGCACCGTTCTGGTTTGAATTTGGTACATATACGAATGCAGCCGGTAAAGTAGTCCATGGTGATTTAAATATCTTTATGGCTCAGATACAAGATAAAGCGCCATTGACAGCTGGAGCATTTATGCAAGGTGAATTCCCTGTTATGATGTTTGGTTTACCAGCTGCAGCTTTAGCTATTTACCATACAGCAAAGCCTGAAAAGAAGAAGTTTGTAGGGGGGTTAATGGCATCTGCTGCATTAACATCATTCTTAACAGGTATAACTGAGCCTTTAGAATTCTCATTCTTATTTGTAGCACCAATTTTATTCTTTGTTCATGCAGTGTTAGATGGATTATCTTTCTTAATACTTTATTTAATGGACTTACATCTTGGTTATACATTCTCAGGTGGATTTATTGATTTCTTCACCTTCGGAATGTTACAAGGCAGAACGCCATGGTGGTTAGTCATTCCTGTTGGATTAGTCTATGCAGTGATTTACTATACAGTATTTAGATTCTGTATCACTAAATTTAACTTGAAAACACCGGGCCGTGAAGATGAAGAGGTTGCAGTTAAAGAAACTTCAACGAATGAACTTCCTTTCCATGTGCTTGATGCGATGGGTGGTAAAGAGAATATCAAGCATCTTGACGCTTGTATTACAAGACTTCGAGTTGAAGTTAATGACAAGTCTAAAGTAAATGTCGGTGAATTAAAAGCATTAGGTGCAGCAGGTGTGTTAGAAGTAGGAAACAACATGCAGGCAATCTTTGGCCCTAAGTCAGATCAGATTAAACATGATATGGCTCGTATTATTTCAGGTGACATCACACGTCCAGAACAAACGACTGTTACTGAAGAGATGAACCCGGTCAAAGCAGAAGAACAGATTGAAGCTGTTCCTGCAGCAGAGGAACATATTGTATATGCGCCGATTACTGGTGAAGTGGTAGATTTATCTAAAGTTCCTGATCAAGTATTCAGTCAGAAGCTAATGGGAGATGGCGTAGCAATTATACCGTCTGTTGGTGAGGTAGTAGCACCGTTTGATGGAGTAGTGAAGATGGACTTCCCGACGAAACATGCGATTGGACTTGAAGATGAAAATGGTCTTGAAGTATTGATACATTTTGGATTAGAAACTGTCGGATTAAAAGGAAACGGATTTGAAATGCTAGTAGCGCCTGGTGATAAAATCACTAAAGGGCAGTCATTGTTAAAGGTAGATTTAGATTATATCAGAAGAAATGCGGACAGTGATATAACACCAATTATCTTTACTAATTTGAACAACCAGATGATTCATGATGTTAAATTTGGACAAATTCAATCTGGTGAACGTTTACTTTCAATTAAGTAA